Proteins encoded within one genomic window of Candidatus Eisenbacteria bacterium:
- a CDS encoding TIGR03617 family F420-dependent LLM class oxidoreductase produces the protein MRIDTGLLSSDLAGVAKAARDAEASGYDGLWTAEAGHDPYLACAIAATATERVSIGTNIAVAFPRSPLVHAQIAWDLQAASRGRFVLGLGTQVKGHNERRYSTAWLPPGPRLREMIQLIHHIWDVWQNGVKPGFAGKFYQFSLMTPFFSPGPIEWPKVPIYIAGVNPYICRLAGELCDGFLVHPFHSIKYMHDVVLPNIELGLAKSGRTRKDVHLSTTAFVVTGKSRDEIERNKAPVRQQIAFYASTRTYIGVLESHGWGETCIRLNEKAAKGDWTGMSSLITDEMLEVYAVQGTVDELPDLVKKKYTGVMDRLGFYVLPGVLGDPAERRALVKACQS, from the coding sequence ATGCGCATCGACACGGGGCTCCTCTCCTCCGATCTCGCTGGCGTCGCCAAGGCCGCGCGCGACGCCGAAGCGTCGGGCTACGACGGCCTGTGGACGGCCGAGGCGGGGCACGATCCGTATCTCGCCTGCGCGATCGCGGCGACCGCGACCGAGCGCGTCTCGATCGGCACCAACATCGCCGTCGCGTTCCCGCGCAGCCCCCTCGTCCACGCGCAGATCGCGTGGGATCTGCAGGCGGCGTCGCGCGGGCGTTTCGTCCTCGGGCTCGGCACGCAGGTGAAAGGTCACAACGAGCGGCGCTACTCGACGGCGTGGCTGCCGCCGGGACCGCGTCTGCGCGAGATGATCCAGCTCATCCACCACATCTGGGACGTTTGGCAGAACGGCGTGAAGCCTGGATTCGCGGGCAAGTTCTACCAGTTCAGCCTGATGACACCGTTCTTCAGCCCGGGACCGATCGAGTGGCCGAAGGTGCCGATCTACATCGCTGGCGTGAATCCCTACATCTGCCGGCTCGCTGGCGAGCTGTGCGACGGCTTCCTCGTGCACCCGTTCCACTCGATCAAGTACATGCACGACGTCGTCCTGCCCAACATCGAGCTGGGCCTCGCGAAGTCCGGCCGCACCCGCAAGGACGTCCACCTTTCGACGACCGCCTTCGTCGTGACCGGCAAGAGCCGCGACGAGATCGAGCGCAACAAGGCGCCCGTGCGGCAGCAGATAGCCTTCTACGCGTCCACGCGCACCTACATCGGCGTGCTCGAATCGCACGGGTGGGGCGAAACGTGCATCCGTTTGAACGAGAAGGCCGCCAAGGGCGACTGGACCGGCATGTCGTCGCTCATCACGGACGAGATGCTCGAGGTCTACGCCGTGCAGGGAACGGTCGACGAGCTGCCCGACCTCGTCAAGAAGAAGTACACGGGCGTGATGGACCGGCTCGGGTTCTACGTGCTCCCCGGCGTGCTCGGCGATCCCGCCGAGCGTCGCGCGCTCGTCAAGGCCTGCCAGA